A window of the Sabethes cyaneus chromosome 1, idSabCyanKW18_F2, whole genome shotgun sequence genome harbors these coding sequences:
- the LOC128732733 gene encoding fork head domain-containing protein FD4-like, which translates to MPRPSRESLGGQKPPFSYISLTAMAIWSSPEKMLCLNDIYKYITDRFPYYRNNTQRWQNSLRHNLSFNDCFIKVPRRPDRPGKGAYWTLHPKAFDMFQNGSLLRRRKRFKLHDSDKESLNEEFIALANMNRFFMSQGNQFHDPYYSPMPENMNPNMLYAPISPPQSPPEAMRAASQSPEQSPPAGLGGFQNHGGISTAHVSKPKRSFTIESLIGSDDSDSKEECSSSDSEDYTIPSVSNAPNTQHIEQLRASIHLSHQIQVQQQAAFNEYAAAAAAAAHHHHQQQVAAASLVASNGTPYGIHPLLMPMAKLPGPAYFLPSYQTPTVPYHMQQPTEPQAAHMLDPRNDTAMVLG; encoded by the coding sequence ATGCCTCGACCGTCACGTGAATCATTAGGAGGCCAAAAGCCTCCATTTTCCTACATCTCGTTGACCGCAATGGCAATCTGGAGTTCACCGGAAAAAATGCTGTGCCTCAACGATATCTACAAATATATTACGGACCGTTTCCCGTATTACCGGAACAACACGCAGCGCTGGCAAAATTCACTGCGCCACAATCTCAGCTTTAACGATTGCTTCATCAAAGTTCCCCGACGCCCGGATCGGCCTGGAAAGGGAGCATACTGGACACTGCACCCGAAGGCTTTCGATATGTTCCAGAATGGTAGCCTTTTACGCCGTCGCAAACGGTTCAAGCTGCACGACAGTGACAAGGAAAGTTTAAATGAGGAATTTATTGCACTCGCTAACATGAACAGATTCTTCATGTCACAGGGCAACCAGTTCCATGATCCCTACTATTCACCGATGCCGGAAAATATGAACCCAAATATGCTGTACGCTCCTATCTCACCACCGCAATCACCGCCGGAAGCGATGCGTGCCGCGAGCCAATCTCCTGAACAATCTCCTCCTGCTGGACTGGGTGGATTCCAGAATCACGGTGGAATTAGTACTGCCCACGTTTCTAAACCAAAACGATCGTTCACCATCGAAAGTTTGATCGGTTCGGATGATTCGGACAGCAAAGAGGAATGCTCTTCATCGGACTCAGAAGACTACACAATCCCGTCGGTTTCAAATGCCCCAAATACTCAGCATATCGAGCAGCTACGTGCATCCATTCACCTTAGTCATCAGATTCAGGTTCAACAACAAGCCGCCTTCAATGAATATgcagccgcagcagcagccgcCGCCCATCATCATCACCAGCAGCAAGTGGCGGCCGCGTCTCTTGTCGCCTCCAATGGAACCCCGTACGGAATCCATCCACTCCTAATGCCGATGGCCAAGTTGCCAGGGCCGGCTTATTTCCTACCCTCATACCAGACACCGACGGTTCCTTATCATATGCAGCAACCGACGGAACCACAAGCCGCACATATGCTGGACCCACGCAACGATACTGCTATGGTACTGGGCTAG